GAAATGATATTAACAACTGTCGAGGGGCGCCCGAGAGCAAGACTCGAGATTGTCAGGGGAGGGTTCGACAACGGGGGCAGGGGGGCTCCTTATTGGCGCTCTCGGGGTGATCAGTGCGGAACCCAATTTGCAACGGAAACAATAGACGTCACACGGATGATGTATCATTTTTTCTCGCAACAGGTGAATAATGAATGTTATGTTAACACTGTAAGTTTCCATTCTGATATCGTGTTTTGTTTCAAGTGTGaagtgtttgtgtgtttttgtgtgtgtttatgtgtgatatttttcactttttatcttaatttgattactctttttgtgtttttgtttttatcgtCATCCCAGTCTTACAACAAAAAGTAGTTGATTCTAAACGAATGATATTTCTACGTTTTGAGAGGTTCAAATCGTGAATTGAGAGTGACAATCTTTTTCTTTAGTACAACGTAAGGAATGATTTAAAGACAAAATCAGAAAACCGTATTCAAATCTGAGAAACACAATGGTTGGTAGGTAGgtaggcaggcaggcagacaAATCGtagtataaaatttgttttcttccaACAGAATAAATTAACGGCATTCAAGAGTAAAACATGGGTTACAAGTTTGAAACACGCATTTGTGTTCACCATTCTCGGTTCTTTTAAGTATATTGTCTCATCTCTTGCAGCGAATTCGGTTAGTCTGCGTTTTCTCTGGCATGACACGCAACAATCAGTGACTTTATCAACAGCAAAAGTCCAGTCGGGCGGGGGATTATTTTCTTCTCGCATATTGCTAGAATTAGCAGCACTTGGATCGATTAATTTCATTACGGGCTCAAGTGTGAGAGAGTTACTCTTATTGCTCTTGGTGTCATCCCACTTTATGGACTAGTATGACCAGATATTCGCAAAATCTCATTGGTCGtgattgaaaaaacaaattttaaccaaatacGTAACTATGCAATCAATCTGTTACAATCTACTTGCATTCATTTACGTCCTCGGCCGCACAGGAGCCAAAATTGTTTTCGCACAGCAAAAGTCTATTTTCACTTCAACAATTTCTTTCAATGAACGGAGGAACCTTTCAACTTTTCGTAACACGCTGCGTCTCTCAGTGTTCCGTGTGTGTTAAGCAGTACTTTTTTTCTCATTCGCAATTATCACAAGGCCACGACGACGTAACACTAACTCGAGTTCGAATGGCTGGCCGCCTTGGCGTGGTAGCAGCAGATGCAacgattatttttgtgttttactctcgctcgctcgtacGAGGGAACAGGAACACAACACACTGCTCTGGAGTCCGTCATCTTGAAATGACCGGCGGTAGGAAAATTTCGACCAGCAAGTGACCCATGCCAGAGGTAGTAGTCTGTCCTCAACTTTCACTAGGGACAAAACCACGAGATGTTTCGGTTGCTCGAACCTGCCGTGCTGAGTTCAAGTTCGGTGTCATGCCAGGCTGAGGGGGAAAAACCAGAGATATTATTAATGCAAAATCGTCGCCAGCTCAAGGCACCCTGAATCTAGGTAGATCAGAGATCTACAAGACAGcaccaaatttgtttttaaactagTGGCTTATGGAATACAAGATATATAATCGAGTAGCTTGTGGTTGGCAACTCATAGGTCGAAGATTTTAGTACCAAAATCGACATCCATTCATATTAATCATGAACATTTATTAGACGACACCGATTTCTTTAATGTATTGTGTTTGCTGagccaaattaatatttttagtttggaatggcattaaaaaatcactaaagTTTCAAGAAAGTCATATTTAAGATGATGCATTTCTAAATTAGTGCAAACTTTAAATAttgagtatattttttatttaatttagatggATGATTTCAGATAacaatttacctaattttgGGTAATTCATTATTAgcaatgttattaaatttttttttagaaaatatccTTAGATgaaactggaaaatttatatttgcataTACGATCAGAGAGTTTAAAGTTGATCAGagatacaaataatataattaatttgatactTCCATCATTCGTGTCTCTGCACagatcatttaaaatttcaccctCTTAACCttgcaagaaaatataaagtttctaaaattccaaacatcaggaatttttctgaattagTTTTAACATCCTTCTTCATCGAACCAGgctttatttcataaataaaaacgaaacaaaCAAGTTCAGTGCCTTCAACAAAAGCAACAGTTAAATAAAGCAgtaggatttaattttaggatGCAGCAAaaacttggaaaaaataaatagggcTTAGTGCTCACCATTTCCGATGAACTCGACCGTCTCCTTGTAGTTGTTGCTGAGGGTGGGCTCTGAGAACAAAAGGGGCTGGGTTGGCTGTCTGAACATGGCTGCAAAGTCTTTAGTCTTCTTAGTGGTGGGCACGTCACTCAGGTGAGAAGAGACGACCGGGGCAGCAGCTTCTACGCACGCGGGGGTAGCGGGGGCTGTGGCGGTGGGTCGTGGCGGGACTGCTTTTTGCTTGGCCAGCGGCGGAGGGGGCGAGGAGAGAACGGGGGCGCAGTCCAGCTGAGAGGGAGGCGGCGGCATTGGCGTTGGCAGGGGGCCCAGCTCGTCCATCAGCGACGCGTTGACGCTGAAACCGAACGTCAGTCCCTCCACGCTATCACTGCACTGAGTCTTTTCATCAAATATCACAGGTGGCTGATTTTGTAGcgtgcgctgctgctgctgctttggcGGGCACGACACGGCGGGCGGCGTTGCCGACTTGGCCTTAACAGGGGCGACGGGGGCGGCCGCGGGGACCATCTTGGGCGGCAGGGACGCCTGCCGCTTGACGTCACCGTTAGGAACCTTGGGAGGCGGCAGCGACACCGGCGCCAAGGCAGGCGGCTCCTCCGATGCCTTGCGGCTGCCGCCCTTGACGCTCTCAGCGAGCGACGGGTAATAGTCATGCAGCACGTTGACGGTCGTCTCCTCCGGCGGCGTGTTCGGCTCGGTTGTGATGGACGAGACGGATGACGACGTCTCCTCCACAACCTGCGGCCAGCTCTCCTCTGCAACGGCAGCAGTTGTCGCTACTGGGGTGGGCGGAGGAGGCGGGTTGCGCGCGATCGCCGCATAAGACATGATGGCGGCATGGTCGGGCGCGTGTGCCACCGCCGCGGCCAACGGCAGGTGTGAGCTGGCCGGCATCGAGTGCACGCTGTCACAGTCGTCGCTGCTGTCAACACCCGACTGGTCCGATGGAGGCACACTACACGTCGACTTGAGCTTGCGCCGCCCACCGGCGTGTGGGTGGTGTGGCAAGTGGTGATGATGGCTGTCCTCCTCATAGCCCATGCCACCACCACCGCGGATGTACGAGTGGCTTGCAGATTGGtcctgaaattaatgaaacaaatataACAATGCGTTCCTAAACACCAGTCTTGGGTTTGAATTACGCAATCtgaaaacttttcaaacaaTATGCAGGACATGAATAGTGAGCGAGTGGTctgcttttaaattctttaagaCAATGTGTCTTAAACTAAAATGGGGTTGTGAAGCGGAAATTAGACTTAGCTCTGATGAGTGTGACTAAATGTAATCATTAATGacgtcatattttttctttaaaaatactcATAATTGATATTGAATCTGTTAATTGATCAATATGCTgtttttaaccaaataattgtttgttatGTGTAGTGATTGCAAATTCGGATTTATATAAGAGCTTATAATATGAATATAGTagcaaaaagaataaaattgaaaaatctattttgacAGCATATTCAACCCATTACCTTCTGTTTCCTCCTTCTCTGCTTCTTGCTGTTGGTGACGGTTTGGAACTCAAAACTGTCCTCATTGGAGAGAGGATTTGAATCAGAGTAGATCAGGTTGCCTTGAGAGTCTTCGCTCTTGACGCTTGCGTTACCATTCTGCTCATCTAACAACCTGTTGTACTCCTCCTCGTCATCCAAGTCTTTGTTCGCCtgcgaatttttcttttaatagcATCACTTATCAACAAACTTGAGTCTGCCAACCTCTGAAGTTCTGTCCTCTCCTCCAATGGACCTACAATATGGCGGGATAGTGATGTCTTCGAGCTTTGACTTAGACACTTCTTCAAGACTATTCgctctctttattttattctggCCTCCTTCGCCAGCACCCTTCCTTCCCACTTTGGCACTCTGTTTCTGCTGCTCCCTTTTGCCATCTTCCGAGTAGCGCTGGTTGCGTCTGCTTACGTTTAAATCACCAACCCGCGGTTCTTTGTGCTTTAGATCACTGTAAAACAAGATAAATACAATTCTGGGAGAGTTACTTGTTCGCGGAACTCTCACTTGGTAAGCACCACTTTGCTGCCTTTGTTGGTGGTCTTTTCCCCGATGTATTCAAGGAGGTACGCCAGGTGTTTGTTGCCAACATATCCCTCTATTTTCTCGCTAGGGACAACATTATCCTGCTTCTGGAATTGCATatacaatcaaaattaagctaattcatgtgctaatttattaaatttcattacctTCTTCGATTTCTTCACCTTTCGAGCGTTGCTAGAATCCGAATTGCTTCCAGGCATGTTCTCATTCTCAtccattttgtaatttggTGGAAGCTTGGTAGCTGGTTTTGACTGTTGGGTGAAAAAACGGTAAACAATCAGTCGAAAACATTGCACAATAAACAAACCTGTGTTTTCAAGATGGCTGGCGATTGTGTGCTTATGGGTGGCTTGTCACATAAGACAGAAGTTACAGAGGCTGTTTCCTGCTGCAGACCAAGTTCAAAAGTATCAGGACTCTGCATCAATAATTGAGATTGCTGTTTAAAATCCTGAATAAGCGCACGCAGCAGCAAACAGCAAacgaaaccaaaataaaacagctaattagtatcaaaataaaatccaagcTCAAAAGGCCCCCTGAAGATGCACTACTTCACCAATTTTGAATTAGGCGTGCAAATTTCTCCATAAGTCATTCATGCCAAGTTGCAAAATGGAATCAATAAAAAGTGCACCTGCAGAGGGCCATAATATGggttaataaaataagcatTACTTTTTACAAAGGCAAAGGTGTGCTGATATCGACcaaaagcaggaaaaaataatctagaGAGCTTTAACAAGCGGCTGTTGTCGCTGAACGCCCTTTTCCTCCTGTAAGAGCCCCATGTTAAATGAATACCTCTGGTAAATCGCTCATTATTCTTCTACCTAAAAGCTGAAAACTGATTGTTTGGTCTCTACTTGCGGTTGATGAGTTGGTCTATCAAATTATGATCAAGAAACTCGATCAGCTGACACACGAAATGTGTCGACCAATCAGCGTGTAAAGTTTCCCACGCATGTTATTGCTCATTTAAACGATGTTACACCGTTTTTCATACTTatgttttaactaaatttaggCATGAATTTTGAGCTGAAAGTAGAGACCAAAAAATCGGTTTCAGCTCTTTGGTAGCAATTTATCAGAGGCACCTAACAAAAGGTTCTTAATGTAGAAAAATGCGTTTTGTGACTTCAGCCACTCCATGGCTCTCGTTAAAGCTCTCTAAAATAATCAGAGATTCAAAAACctctaaaatggaaattaaaatggtatACATAAtaaaagaggaagaaaaaaatcacccgAAGAAGTATTGCTTTGTCGACTTCCTCAGGTTCCGAGACAGAGAAGGAGGCGAAAGTCTTGTAGGAAGAGGAGGGCTCTGGCAAGTTGTCCTTGAGCTTGGCCGCGTTGGACACCATCTGCATTTCCATCTCCAGAGCCTGCGTGTGCGCCTTTTCCTCTCTGGGTTCAAAGGTGGTCATCTCTGTGCCCGGAGGAGAGGATGCCATACGTCGGTGCTCCTTGGACTCGCGCCGAGAGTGCAGGCCCATGAGGTTCAGCTCTTCCAGGCTGGCCCTTTGAGAGCTCTTGCCGTAGCCCTCCTCAGCGTGGAAGTTGTGGTGCATCTCGTTCACGCTGCATGGCAACGAGCCACCTTCTCTCTGCCGCGTGCTCACGCTCTCCGACATAAcctgaataaatttgcatctgATTAGCGACACTTCCCTTTTGCTTTCCATTCTCAATTACCGAAGAGCAAGTGGAGGAAGTGGAGGCACCCCTGCGGAACTGGTGCGTGCCGTGTCGGCGGGCAGGCGGGTCACCCTGGTGACACTGGTTGATGTTCTGGAGGGAGAGGCAGTGTGACTGTCTTTCAGATCCACCCTTCTCCCTCCGGCCAACTGCGCGCCGCTTCGGCCCCAAAAGTCGCGAGTCGATGAGGAAGGCGTTGTCGTTGCTGTCCTCTTCGGATGTCTCGACAGTCTTCAGCAGCTCCTGCCAAGACACACAATGCTTATTTCAGCGTCCACAAGCCACAGCGTACAAAGACTTACATTAAATATCTCGCTCTTTCCGACTCGGTCCTTAGGCCTCTTGTAGCTGTAGGCTTCGTCGAGAAGAGCCTTGAGCTGGCCATCATTCAAAGCCGACACATTGCCCCGATTGGGTTCCTGAGGACATACAATTGAACAGTGATTAATTACAATGCACAAAACATGAAATCTGTCgacgataataataattattgtgaccACTCCCACCCGTTTTGTCTGCTATCAGCTTTCTCGTCaagcaacaaatattttcaaacgcgTAAATGGTTCACGGAGTTCAATGTTTCCACATGGTCGATAATTCTCGACACTTAAGTCCAAGTCAGTCAGAAGAAATATAACACATTATTGATAATGCACACacagagttaaaaataacacacaaCCGAGTTGTTTGAAAACAGTGCAATATTGCATGATTGAAAGTTTGTTGATGCAGCTGCCTGCCCGCCAAGTGGTTCTCCTTAAGTTTAGCGTTTCTCGGCAATCGCAAAGCagcacaataaaaaagtgatgTCACCACCGTGCTGATAATAAGAAGCGTTCGCAGTCGGCAAATGATATTACAATGAgatataaatatgaaatttcaagcTCGCATTCTCGTCTCTGATCGGGTTCGAGCTCTCAAATTAAGGTGGGCGTGTTTCCAATCACCTTTTCCTCGTCTATTTCCTAACTAGGAGGGGGCTGGCTGCGCCTCGCGAACCCACACGTTTCCCTGCAGCCGCCCAGTGAAAAGCCGTACCTCgtgcataataattaaaacatctcGAAAGCTGCaagcaaagagagaaaagcacTCGCTCCAATTGCCCCGGCAGATTACACGAAATCGTCGCGCCTTGAATGCGCTTGTTTATCGGCGACTTATCGTCTTTTCGCTTTCTTATCGCCACGGCAACCTCTCAACTGGCTGGTGAATTGCAATTGCAGGAGCcgacgaaattaaaaagaaaacaaatcgGAATCGAGGGTGGTTCGGGATGCTCCCCCTTTTCGGTCGGCATTTCTACGGTCTCCCtcgttttaattcaataatgcCTGCGATGCTTGCTTCGGTTGTTGAACCACATGTTggacttttctttctttctttccttgcAGCAAAACTAGGTTAGGAAAGTGAACTGCGCGGCGCTTCAGCCTTTATCTCAGCTGTCAGAACAGACTGGGGCGTTTTGTGTTATTTGAGTGCAGTCAAAACATTCAAATCCAGAAAATTCTAGTGCAATTGCTTTCCTCGGTTGAATAATATGTATTGTGGCGGTAAAGATGACTAAAGCATCCACCACAATtgttttatgaataatttaatgaccAGATGGCgcataatttgtaaaaatgacaATCATGGTTATCATTATCTCCAGCAATATTCACAGTATATAGGAGGGACATTTAAATGGAGAGTTCGCACTAAATTTCTTTCCCAAGTAATATTtgaaaggttaatttttttgcagaaaataagGCTTATCAGGCTGTCAGGGGGTTTACCCTGATGATATTTAgcaattaatagaattgtgaccgcTCAGTGAAGCTCTCTCTCTAGCAGCCCTTTTGGCTGTTCATCTGAGACCTAGTAAACATCAGGTATTTTTGCACAGTTTTATCCAGTCCTGTAAATCCTCCAATCATTTCTTGCAAGACCATCGGAAGGAACACGCGCGTattaaaatcaagtaaatCACCCTTGGTTTcatatattcattatttaccGGACGCGCGGGGCCTGAGGTGCGAAGCCGCCCCGCACCCTCTCACACCGTGCAAATTCGAAAGTTGACATTTTGTAGCAAGGACGAGACGATTAAAAGAAACCACCAGATAAATTGCTCGTAATTCAGGGGCTCTGCCTAATTTGGTAAAAGCCGGTCGGACAACTCGGCGTAAAAGCCAAGCGTGGCATATTCAGATTGTTTGATGTTTCACTTATTGTCTCGggcaaaaattagaaagtggTAAACATTGGTAAAGAGCGCAATTTCCCGCTAAGAGCCCATTCGATCAGTGATGCGgaaggaaacaaaaaaggaGCCCCAAGAATTTTCCAACACCACGTGCCCTCGGCAAATAGGGCGTTCGCCGTACCAGTCACGCAGAATGTAAACACAAGTTCCGAACAACTAGTGCGCCAGCCAGGTCATTATTATGCCTTTCGACTCCCCGCAAAATCATTACGTTTGCCGCGTGACGTTCGCATCATCTGTGCCCATACGCGTCGCGCCTCGAAACACACAAAACGAAAACGACACGAAATCAGTCAGAGCGCCGGGGGGCGTGGCCGCCGAAACCAACCTTGATTGTTTCCTGTCGCGAGTAAAACGGGAGTTACTTTACATTATTTCTAGCAATGACCGACGACAGACGCGAACCCCACGGGTTTCATGCTCCCGCCTCATTATTATGCAAAGACGCCGCagacttgaattaaaataaaacggcgCGGCAGCGTCGTAAGCAGATTAGACGACTCGATTCAAATTACAGAGCCATTTTTCTGCCTCACAGCTGTGACTCATGGCGagagattaaaattgtatttggcCACACGGCAAGCGACACGTCAGGAATGGAGGACCGTGCTGCAAAAATTCCggaaattccattttccccTCATTTTCATGGGCATGCGAATAGTAATAAAGGTATTTTTCCTCCCTCACGTGTGTCCGCGCTGAGGCAAGCCAGCCGTACTACTTTCTTACTCGGCAAACAACTTGGAGCAAGAAGTCGGTGCTTGGATTTTTTGTGCGTGCCGTTACCAAAATAGAATCCGCATACACACGAGAACTTCAGCCGCGATTGAGGTCGAAAAAGCCTACGGAAACGCACCTCAGATGACGAGTGCCGAGAACGCGGAAACCGGGTTGTTCGAGGGGGCAAAAACACCCCGCGGGATAGGAAATCCGCTTCATGCGGCcgagcgaaaaaaatcaacaagtaGCAACAACCGAAACGGGGGGCGGAACCCGTGGACGGGCGTGCACAGCGGGCGGCTGCTGCTATAGTTGCGTTGCCCCGTGCCCCGAATCAGCTGTAGGGGTGAGGCGCCCCGTGCATGCGGGGGCCAGACGGGGCGACCTTGGAAAGTCCAACAcccgagtgtgtgtgtcggTCGGGTGGGTGGGGGatgcggccgcggccgcccgGAGCCCCACGgtggggcggcggcggcatctgAGGGGGTCGGCGCGACGCGGGGCTGCACTCACGTGGGCTAGAGGGGGCCCGTGGGCGGCAAGGGCCTGCGGACGGCGAGCAGTTGGCCGATTTCTCAACACGAGGCGGCCATCACGCGGCGTGACGTCACTCGCAGCAACAACGAAACGAAACGCGAGCCGCGCGCTCCAACTCACTATACAGACTgtactcactcactctctttcgctctggctgcctgcctgccttgcCTGCTGCCGTCGctgtcggtcggtcggtgggtCGGAGCGCCGAGCGCGCGGCCAACACCGAGTCGGCTGTTTCGCTCACTGCCTCACTGACGGACGACCAGCCCCGCGACTGTTTTTGATCGGCAGCGCCGCTTTTCCAGCGCGACAGAAACCTCTTCTCTGTCCGCATCCGCAGCCGGCTTTTCGTTTCGCGTTTCGCCCACTCTCCATCGGCACGCGCGTATTTTGGCGCGGACGGTGTGCACTCAGGTGCGAATCGCTGTGCTCGAGTGGCTTCTGGCAATTTGTCGCCGCGGTtgagacaaaaaaatataaaatgtttactTCACGTATATTACTGCCaggatatttatttacaataaaaataaatttaaagtaaaaaagccTTGagtagttaaaaattttgaagcgCAAAAATCACGATGATGAGGCCTGtggggccgaaacagctgctgtacaCTCGTACATTACCATAGCGTGAGATATTCATTTTacgtgacaatttttttcgaatattTGTTAGATTTTCATGACTATTTGTTTGCTTGTGGGAGTGGCgattgtaaaatcattttactaTTACGTTTGTTTTGCCCCAATATTTgacacttattttttattttgaatctgCTTATCTGCTCTCAAAGATTCTCAAAAATTCACCCAAAATCTtacctgtttttttaatgcaattgtttaagtcgttattttttattattgcaagaTTTTACTATGAATATTGTGaatatctaaataaattgcattatgTTTTTCGCATGATTTCCAGtggaggaataaaaattgaacagcatgtttatttcctttttaaccAAAGCCATGTGTTTGTTATTGCTgggatttattatttttttattcctcagAATTCTGACGGACTTCTCTCTTTGATAGCAACATTCCTTTATTATAAAAAGTATGTAGATGAATATATTAACGTTATATGATATATTCTatgtgttgtacaccgttggtgtctaataaatacaataataataattaatactcTCCAGtccgaaagaaaaaatacgatGTTCAGACGAAGaggtttgcaaaaataaaaagaggcaACACCAGCCAGATCGGAGTATTGTTTAACTGTGAAATATCGCTGACTATTTGAGTTTCAATTAGACCCTATGAGTAACACAAAGTTCTGCCAGCAATGAGACAGCGCTTGCGCAAGTTTACTGTGTGAATGTACAGCATATGATTGCTTTTAGAGACTTAAAGatctgcattaaaattttagaataaataccGACACTCTAAACaatgattttgaaagaaaCATTCAATTCCTGGCAAGAAATCTTTTCAACCGGACCACTGTAGGGCTATTTTTACCCCAAACATTGATCCATAAGGATCAAGACTTGTTTATGCGTACGTTATAATGTCATACAAAAGCGTGCAtataattaatgaatattatgcaaattttaaactgcaaaCGACTATAAATTATGGCGGCAGGTTGAAACTTTATCTCTCGCGCGGGTAAATCAGCATAATAACTAGCTTTCAATTATCCGCGTTTCATTTGCTCAGCGCCGGAATATTTTACGGACGGCTTTTATTTTGTGCATGAATTACAGATTTGTCTACTTGAAGAATGATCAGCAGAGAAATCTAGTTCGTGGCGCACTCAAACTTTCAAACTGCAGATAAATCGTTCGCACCTGACTGCTCGAGTTAAAACTGCGATTCGCCGCCTCTGTGTGCAGTGAAAAGCGGTGTTCGCGTTCGTTCCTTCGCTCCACTTTTTCACAAGAGTGTCTTGAAATTGCATTAGCATGCCCTTGGGAGCGCACAGCAGATCATTCGTACAcgtatttctatttttcccgAGTCATTAGAGGGAAAAGTGAGGCAACGCGAGCGCGGGCTGGTGTCAAGTGATCAGTGAGCCAATATTGCGCACGAGAGGCGCCAAAACACAGATCGAGTTCGTTATTCGTCAAGCGCCGCGGGCCGAAACTTTTTAACTAGCCACGGAGTGTCCTAGGTCAGTGCTATCTTCCGCAAAACCGATCGACACgagagaaaagaaattgaTGCGAGATGTCAGAACTTTATCGCACCTGTTGAGAGGTGATGAATCAAAAAATGAGCGGCACAGCATTGgggtaaaaattatattcagagCCACTAAAATGCGTATCTTTATATGATTCtctattgaaataaaagcttatcaaattgcacaaaaaagcGTTAAACGTCAAAGTTGGTGGTGTGACTGCGATTGTGGAAGGATTGCATCAACGCACGTGTACATTCGCGATTGCGGGCCAGTATCACTTTTCGGGTGTAAATAAATGTGCTTGGAATGTACTTTTATTGATCAGCACGAGcactctctctcactctgaGGGGAGGCCTCGTGGGGTGCGAAGGGAGTTGCTTTGAAGCTTGAAGCGAGCGCCACCAGCGCACGCCGAAACATCCCCCGCACtcaccctctctctctctctctctctctctctctctctctctctctctctctctctctctctctctctctctctctctctctctctctctctctctctctctctctctctctctctctctcgtatCCATACGTGCGGCCGTGGCGTCGCAAATTCGCGAGTGAGCATGAAAAAATGACACTGCACGTATATACGGCTCGCCCTGCAGCTACGCGTCAGCCTTATGCCGAAACGATTCGAGATCAAAGGAAAATATCAGTGAAACGACTCGCGGatattaagaatttaatatcGCTCGAGCCATGCTGCGAACAGTTTGCCTAAAGAAATTGAAACGATGCGGCGCAAACTATCGTGATGCGCAATTAAAGTGATTTTTGAAGCGGAATCTATGGAACATTTAAAAAGCTGGCGAATTATTATGTTTAGgcatttcaaacaataaaaatccccGCCTCAATTGAAGTCAATTTAAGAGCAATGCgcataaaaaatcttaattgaaaaatcatatttcacaTAACAGTTTGGGTGATTTAATACAACAAGAAATAGAATTCTATCCAcgttcaatttcaattcttgaGCCAATTTTCGAtgccaacaaataaatttccagtctTTGCTTTTAGTTAATGCTTGTCAGTCACCTGTTTCAAGTTAAGCTGTAGACATTTTCCTCAGCGAGTGCGTTCAACTTGTGATTTAAGCGGCGTAAGTTTGAGTAATTCCGCCGAGG
The nucleotide sequence above comes from Cloeon dipterum chromosome X, ieCloDipt1.1, whole genome shotgun sequence. Encoded proteins:
- the LOC135947528 gene encoding bromodomain-containing protein 4-like isoform X3 codes for the protein MAPCPEDPQGNEPKAPDKTAQGSDEAAAPRDEAAAPVTDAEHPPPELTEPNRGNVSALNDGQLKALLDEAYSYKRPKDRVGKSEIFNELLKTVETSEEDSNDNAFLIDSRLLGPKRRAVGRREKGGSERQSHCLSLQNINQCHQGDPPARRHGTHQFRRGASTSSTCSSVMSESVSTRQREGGSLPCSVNEMHHNFHAEEGYGKSSQRASLEELNLMGLHSRRESKEHRRMASSPPGTEMTTFEPREEKAHTQALEMEMQMVSNAAKLKDNLPEPSSSYKTFASFSVSEPEEVDKAILLRDFKQQSQLLMQSPDTFELGLQQETASVTSVLCDKPPISTQSPAILKTQSKPATKLPPNYKMDENENMPGSNSDSSNARKVKKSKKKQDNVVPSEKIEGYVGNKHLAYLLEYIGEKTTNKGSKVVLTNDLKHKEPRVGDLNVSRRNQRYSEDGKREQQKQSAKVGRKGAGEGGQNKIKRANSLEEVSKSKLEDITIPPYCRSIGGEDRTSEANKDLDDEEEYNRLLDEQNGNASVKSEDSQGNLIYSDSNPLSNEDSFEFQTVTNSKKQRRRKQKDQSASHSYIRGGGGMGYEEDSHHHHLPHHPHAGGRRKLKSTCSVPPSDQSGVDSSDDCDSVHSMPASSHLPLAAAVAHAPDHAAIMSYAAIARNPPPPPTPVATTAAVAEESWPQVVEETSSSVSSITTEPNTPPEETTVNVLHDYYPSLAESVKGGSRKASEEPPALAPVSLPPPKVPNGDVKRQASLPPKMVPAAAPVAPVKAKSATPPAVSCPPKQQQQRTLQNQPPVIFDEKTQCSDSVEGLTFGFSVNASLMDELGPLPTPMPPPPSQLDCAPVLSSPPPPLAKQKAVPPRPTATAPATPACVEAAAPVVSSHLSDVPTTKKTKDFAAMFRQPTQPLLFSEPTLSNNYKETVEFIGNAWHDTELELSTAGSSNRNISWFCP